One genomic segment of Candidatus Woesearchaeota archaeon includes these proteins:
- a CDS encoding DNA-directed RNA polymerase subunit K gives MKYTRFEKTRIIGARALQIAMGAPFNIDLSEKDLEAIRFNPIEIAKLEFEKGVVPIDIKRTSVKPASK, from the coding sequence ATGAAATACACACGATTTGAGAAGACACGAATCATTGGTGCTCGCGCGTTGCAGATTGCGATGGGTGCTCCGTTTAACATTGATCTTTCTGAGAAAGACCTTGAAGCTATCCGTTTTAATCCTATAGAAATCGCGAAGCTTGAATTCGAAAAAGGAGTTGTTCCTATTGACATCAAGCGAACTTCTGTAAAGCCTGCAAGCAAGTAA
- the sepF gene encoding cell division protein SepF has product MKKVLTRFLDRLAGVEDNGASYGQASNASNFEDEYVTVDLSEQQMKQLEEGKHGQLTIKVHKLKSDMEYQIILDMVRNNSIVVLDISMLKNSDFTGLKMLSNKLKQKCEEMRWGLGALSNDLLMVTPSTVKFEKRKQEATPEAEVKGF; this is encoded by the coding sequence ATGAAGAAAGTGTTGACGCGATTTTTGGACAGACTTGCAGGTGTTGAGGATAACGGAGCTTCTTATGGTCAGGCCTCCAATGCATCGAATTTTGAAGATGAGTATGTCACAGTTGATCTGAGTGAGCAGCAGATGAAGCAGCTTGAAGAAGGAAAGCATGGACAGCTGACAATAAAAGTGCACAAACTCAAATCAGACATGGAATATCAGATAATTCTTGATATGGTTCGAAACAACAGCATTGTTGTTCTGGATATATCGATGCTAAAGAACAGCGACTTTACTGGACTCAAAATGCTGAGCAATAAGCTGAAGCAAAAATGTGAAGAAATGCGCTGGGGTCTTGGCGCGCTCAGCAATGATTTGCTTATGGTCACGCCATCAACAGTAAAGTTTGAGAAGCGAAAACAGGAAGCGACTCCTGAAGCAGAAGTAAAGGGATTCTAA